A genomic segment from Candidatus Desulfarcum epimagneticum encodes:
- a CDS encoding conserved hypothetical protein (Evidence 4 : Unknown function but conserved in other organisms) produces MEKWKQIGPLKFKYKKDVTAHFKRILNSYDFQESLDEEDFNDVLNLLRIHPKAQEKIGPGIKEIIVDETRYKTKCFNAVRLDSSCEIFSYLKCINGSLSPLTKFSKTCRDAISEDLRLVKLSFFKKNSQKGKVKCQETGELSFWEELNVDHRQPNTFSVIVDRFIELHGIDIETVEYIETIDNVYLFKADDLSKKFRQYHKEKANLRLVRKDKNLGRSHLARNKRQRKDLKIE; encoded by the coding sequence ATGGAAAAATGGAAACAGATCGGGCCGTTAAAATTTAAATACAAAAAAGATGTTACTGCCCATTTCAAAAGAATTTTAAACTCCTATGACTTTCAAGAATCTCTTGATGAAGAAGATTTTAATGATGTTTTAAATCTGCTAAGAATTCATCCAAAAGCACAGGAAAAAATCGGCCCAGGGATTAAAGAAATTATAGTTGATGAAACCCGGTATAAAACAAAATGTTTTAATGCTGTCAGACTTGACTCTTCATGTGAAATTTTTTCATATCTTAAATGCATAAATGGCAGTTTATCTCCTTTGACAAAATTTAGCAAAACGTGCCGGGATGCTATCTCTGAAGACTTAAGATTGGTAAAATTATCTTTTTTTAAAAAAAATTCACAAAAAGGGAAGGTTAAATGCCAAGAAACAGGAGAATTGAGCTTTTGGGAAGAACTAAATGTTGATCATAGGCAACCAAATACATTTTCCGTAATTGTGGATAGGTTTATCGAATTGCATGGGATAGATATAGAGACAGTTGAGTACATTGAAACTATCGATAACGTTTATTTATTCAAAGCTGATGATCTGTCTAAAAAATTCAGACAGTATCACAAAGAAAAGGCAAATCTACGATTGGTAAGAAAGGATAAAAATTTAGGCAGATCTCATTTGGCACGAAATAAGAGGCAAAGAAAAGACTTAAAAATAGAATAG
- a CDS encoding conserved hypothetical protein (Evidence 4 : Unknown function but conserved in other organisms) — translation MQLFNKYLYGILLIYNFRAGWRFWDNSINYQLNVGRIVKYKILFINSPLFMAESKDNSEDKLPPIGLGYIATSISNNGHDVEFLDAVSGEIGVKRIIEKIKSANPDFVAINIFSTNYELVKKIVTSVDIKVNFIIGGIVTKSIYKLINDWDTDNHIDIVFGDGELITEGIINNNLIQEPDAIADNRRFFLVDSKSPYFVQNISNLPLNRSFFEYEPIFNHHGDIEISVVTSRGCIHDCAFCSAARSMNREIKIRKKQKESIKNELKQISTMYPNVTAIRILDDLFLKNRQSLPEAIEIFSETHYNWRSMAHLKTFKGVDQNLLIELKKSGCIELFIGIESGSDRVLKIINKERADIDTLAILHNIFKAQIGVKGYFILGMPSETEAELIETYEFAKKIKNISIETGSCFRVSAFQFRPYHGTKIYNHLFAESSEDNPSITQNINLTKLIGGRSGFNFSSGNYSECNEKTLLKYIKSILDLNNFQV, via the coding sequence TTGCAGTTATTCAACAAGTATTTATATGGTATTTTACTTATTTATAATTTTAGGGCTGGTTGGCGGTTTTGGGATAATTCTATCAATTATCAATTAAACGTAGGCAGAATAGTGAAATATAAAATTCTTTTTATAAATTCACCATTATTCATGGCTGAAAGTAAAGATAATAGTGAGGACAAATTACCACCAATTGGATTAGGATATATAGCAACTAGTATCAGTAATAATGGCCATGACGTAGAATTTTTGGATGCTGTTTCTGGCGAAATAGGCGTGAAACGAATCATAGAAAAGATTAAATCTGCAAATCCAGATTTTGTCGCAATAAATATATTTTCGACCAACTATGAACTTGTCAAGAAAATTGTAACATCAGTTGATATTAAAGTTAATTTCATTATTGGAGGAATTGTAACGAAGTCAATTTACAAGCTGATAAATGATTGGGATACAGACAACCATATTGATATTGTTTTTGGAGACGGGGAATTAATAACTGAAGGGATTATTAATAACAACTTGATCCAAGAACCTGACGCAATAGCGGATAATAGAAGGTTTTTTTTGGTAGATAGCAAATCTCCATATTTTGTTCAAAACATTTCGAATTTACCTCTAAACCGCTCTTTTTTTGAATATGAGCCCATCTTCAACCACCATGGAGATATTGAAATATCAGTAGTAACCAGCAGAGGCTGTATTCATGATTGTGCATTTTGCTCGGCAGCTAGATCTATGAATAGAGAAATAAAAATTCGAAAAAAACAAAAAGAAAGCATAAAAAATGAGCTAAAACAAATATCTACCATGTATCCCAACGTTACAGCGATAAGAATTCTAGATGATCTTTTTTTAAAGAACAGACAATCTCTTCCTGAAGCGATAGAAATTTTTTCTGAAACCCATTACAATTGGCGCTCAATGGCCCATTTGAAAACCTTTAAGGGGGTTGACCAAAACCTTTTAATAGAACTTAAAAAATCCGGCTGCATTGAGCTATTTATTGGTATTGAATCTGGCTCGGACAGAGTTCTGAAAATCATTAACAAGGAGCGTGCAGATATTGATACTTTGGCAATTCTTCATAATATATTTAAAGCTCAAATAGGAGTAAAAGGCTATTTTATTCTTGGTATGCCTTCTGAAACAGAAGCCGAGTTGATAGAAACCTACGAATTTGCTAAAAAAATAAAAAATATTTCAATTGAGACTGGTAGTTGTTTTAGGGTGAGCGCTTTTCAATTCAGGCCGTATCATGGTACTAAAATTTACAACCATTTGTTTGCTGAATCTTCAGAAGATAATCCAAGTATTACGCAAAACATAAATCTTACAAAATTAATTGGAGGCCGATCAGGCTTCAATTTTTCAAGTGGCAATTACTCAGAGTGCAATGAAAAAACATTGCTTAAATATATTAAGTCTATCTTGGATCTTAATAATTTTCAGGTGTGA
- a CDS encoding VapC toxin family PIN domain ribonuclease: MKKDKVFIDTDVILDLLTEREPHFEAAVELFLQIQDKAILAYTSPVVIANIFYILNRRLDRKKAIQSLIKIKSLVKALNCGDRVIELALSSDFKDFEDSIQYYTALENNINILITRNVKDYKTANITISTPLEYIKSK; the protein is encoded by the coding sequence ATGAAGAAAGATAAAGTTTTTATAGACACAGATGTGATTCTTGATTTACTAACAGAACGAGAGCCTCACTTTGAAGCTGCAGTTGAGCTGTTCCTGCAAATCCAAGATAAAGCAATACTGGCTTATACATCTCCTGTTGTCATCGCAAATATATTCTACATACTAAACAGGCGCCTTGACAGGAAAAAGGCAATACAATCACTCATTAAGATTAAATCACTTGTCAAAGCGCTTAATTGTGGAGACCGCGTAATTGAATTAGCCCTCTCATCAGACTTCAAGGATTTCGAAGACTCAATTCAATACTACACAGCTCTTGAGAATAATATTAACATTCTAATAACGCGAAATGTAAAAGATTACAAAACAGCAAATATAACCATCTCGACTCCTCTCGAGTATATCAAAAGCAAATAA
- a CDS encoding conserved hypothetical protein (Evidence 4 : Unknown function but conserved in other organisms), whose translation MNAKLTLKMDDSVIESAKRFARSHHTSLSKLAETYFKTITREDAPQKRVSGVVGELAGLLKNKEVVSSKRDYIDYLEEKYK comes from the coding sequence ATGAATGCAAAACTAACATTGAAAATGGATGATTCTGTTATTGAGTCGGCAAAGCGATTTGCTCGCTCTCACCATACATCTCTATCAAAACTGGCAGAAACATATTTTAAAACAATAACTCGTGAAGATGCGCCTCAAAAAAGAGTCTCAGGAGTTGTTGGAGAGCTTGCAGGCTTACTTAAAAATAAAGAGGTCGTCTCAAGCAAAAGAGACTACATCGATTACCTGGAAGAGAAATATAAATGA
- a CDS encoding Uracil-DNA glycosylase, family 4 — MDLNTILKCDRCCLRENQLPLLDNTKSADIFWVGLSAVKVENIKNDTPLCEKTNSGKLISAIEETMGNVSFYKTNLVKCLPLNESKIRYPNSKEMSACYDHLIYEINAFKPKVVFLLGKIVSDFIAKREKITIGPLHPNFEYIKLNIINTTIVPIHHPSYIQIYKRKKVNNYMSAVKNICEA; from the coding sequence ATGGATTTGAACACTATCTTAAAATGTGACAGGTGTTGTTTAAGGGAAAACCAATTGCCTCTTTTGGATAATACAAAAAGTGCTGATATTTTTTGGGTTGGTTTGTCAGCTGTAAAAGTAGAAAATATAAAAAACGATACTCCTTTGTGCGAAAAGACAAATTCAGGAAAGCTGATAAGTGCAATAGAAGAAACTATGGGGAATGTTAGTTTTTACAAAACAAATCTTGTTAAGTGTCTCCCCTTAAATGAATCAAAAATTAGGTACCCAAATAGCAAAGAAATGTCTGCTTGCTATGATCATTTAATCTACGAAATCAATGCGTTTAAGCCGAAAGTAGTTTTTTTGCTAGGAAAAATAGTCTCTGATTTCATAGCAAAGAGAGAAAAAATTACTATTGGGCCATTGCACCCTAATTTCGAATATATAAAACTCAACATTATTAATACAACTATAGTTCCCATACATCATCCATCTTACATTCAAATATATAAGCGAAAGAAAGTTAATAATTATATGTCAGCAGTGAAGAACATTTGCGAAGCATAA
- a CDS encoding conserved hypothetical protein (Evidence 4 : Unknown function but conserved in other organisms) translates to MPRIARMLNKGEKTVYHVISRTALDGFPFQDVEKEALVKIIKKFSRVYFADIMGFCVMGNHFHLLAKMRPGHDFTDEQIRERFVNFYGEKREFGEGDIERFREKWSNLSEFIKEIKQTFSRFYNKLHNRKGTLWAERFKSVIVENGNTLINCLAYIDLNPVRAGIVDRPEAYRWSSLGHHIQSGNEGGFLSTDFGLVEFNVMSETERVRRYRRYVYETGALSPSGKEFAGTIDPGVVEKERNAGFRLTRTRRFAYRTRYFTDSGIIGSKAFVMTHYQRFKDRFESKREKKPKSIQGLEGIYSLKRLSESI, encoded by the coding sequence ATGCCAAGAATAGCCAGAATGCTCAACAAGGGCGAAAAAACCGTCTATCATGTGATTTCCCGAACCGCCCTGGACGGTTTCCCCTTTCAGGACGTGGAAAAGGAGGCACTGGTCAAAATCATCAAAAAATTCAGCCGCGTCTATTTTGCCGACATCATGGGCTTTTGCGTCATGGGCAATCATTTCCACCTGCTGGCAAAGATGCGCCCAGGCCATGATTTTACGGACGAACAAATCCGGGAACGGTTTGTGAATTTCTACGGGGAAAAACGGGAATTCGGGGAAGGCGACATTGAGCGTTTTCGGGAAAAATGGTCCAATCTCTCGGAATTTATCAAAGAAATCAAACAGACCTTCTCACGGTTTTACAACAAACTTCACAACCGAAAAGGAACGCTGTGGGCCGAGCGTTTTAAAAGCGTGATCGTGGAGAATGGAAACACTTTAATCAACTGCCTGGCCTATATTGATCTGAATCCTGTCCGGGCAGGTATTGTGGATCGCCCGGAGGCGTATCGCTGGAGTTCCCTGGGCCATCACATTCAATCCGGAAATGAGGGCGGGTTTTTGTCCACGGACTTCGGTCTGGTGGAATTCAACGTCATGAGCGAAACCGAAAGAGTCAGGCGATACCGGCGATATGTGTATGAGACCGGGGCGTTGAGCCCCTCAGGCAAAGAGTTTGCGGGAACCATTGATCCCGGCGTTGTGGAAAAGGAACGAAACGCCGGATTCCGCCTGACCCGGACCCGAAGGTTCGCGTACAGAACCCGCTACTTCACCGATTCAGGAATCATCGGCTCCAAAGCGTTTGTCATGACGCATTACCAGAGGTTTAAAGACCGTTTTGAGTCCAAACGCGAAAAGAAACCCAAATCCATCCAAGGGCTTGAGGGAATCTATTCTCTGAAACGACTGTCTGAATCCATATAG
- a CDS encoding hypothetical protein (Evidence 5 : Unknown function), whose amino-acid sequence MEFKDWLPMFGIIIGWMLSQLASHYKDTREERKLLSIAMSTFLYVYFDRVRYRQILKVLNVRLGDKLEVISKQDLSSEEKIAENNKLLVEVESARMILLIDHPETEARNKEALSKALESISQVDSLISYKAKSLIEDDYLYKKTDLRGLLNQPIVYLESYGSLMGAVESFNTELCNLIRITALRHGALCYIRTFLFLWYERSKLKKSDQRANQFLEAFENSNSEQQELNNKMQPTAESGG is encoded by the coding sequence ATGGAATTTAAAGATTGGCTTCCAATGTTTGGTATCATTATTGGATGGATGTTAAGCCAGCTTGCATCCCACTACAAGGATACAAGAGAAGAGAGAAAATTACTATCTATAGCTATGTCCACTTTCCTATACGTGTATTTCGATCGCGTAAGATATCGCCAAATATTAAAAGTATTGAATGTGAGGTTAGGTGATAAGTTAGAAGTAATATCGAAGCAAGATTTAAGCTCTGAAGAGAAAATAGCTGAAAATAATAAGCTTCTTGTTGAGGTCGAATCTGCGAGGATGATTTTACTTATAGATCACCCTGAAACAGAGGCAAGAAACAAAGAGGCTCTCTCGAAAGCATTGGAATCTATATCGCAGGTTGATTCCCTAATTTCATATAAAGCAAAATCACTCATTGAAGACGACTATCTTTACAAAAAAACGGATCTACGTGGCCTACTAAATCAACCAATAGTCTATTTAGAGTCATATGGCTCTTTAATGGGGGCAGTTGAATCATTTAACACCGAACTATGCAATCTAATACGAATCACAGCTCTTAGACATGGTGCTCTTTGCTATATTAGAACTTTTTTATTCCTGTGGTATGAGCGCTCAAAACTAAAAAAGAGCGATCAAAGGGCCAATCAGTTTTTAGAAGCCTTTGAAAACTCAAACAGCGAGCAACAAGAGCTTAACAATAAAATGCAGCCGACCGCTGAAAGCGGCGGCTGA
- a CDS encoding Superinfection exclusion protein B, whose protein sequence is MMDKLTSFTDYFRKIPAAFLVAIVTVLGLILFLPENYAKIVAVDGFRNKYRVYLGPAFLLTLSFCVARIFIFIMQGQAQRKALKIKQEYLHRLTPEEKGYLVPYIDGQQNSVYVGMEDGVMSGLRAKGITYLAANMGDVLNGFAFNLQPWAREYLESNHHLLDGHAGRPRTPQQRIFSR, encoded by the coding sequence ATGATGGATAAATTGACGAGTTTTACTGATTACTTTCGAAAGATTCCGGCTGCTTTTTTAGTAGCAATAGTGACGGTTCTTGGACTGATATTATTCCTGCCCGAAAATTATGCGAAGATTGTGGCAGTAGATGGATTCCGAAACAAATACAGAGTTTATCTTGGCCCTGCTTTTCTGCTGACATTGTCATTCTGTGTTGCAAGGATTTTCATTTTCATAATGCAAGGACAAGCGCAACGAAAAGCTCTCAAAATAAAGCAGGAATATTTGCATCGGCTAACACCGGAGGAAAAAGGATATTTAGTTCCGTACATTGATGGGCAACAGAATAGTGTATATGTAGGAATGGAAGACGGTGTGATGTCTGGGCTAAGAGCAAAAGGGATCACTTATTTGGCTGCTAATATGGGGGATGTGCTAAATGGATTTGCATTTAACCTTCAACCTTGGGCGCGGGAGTACTTAGAAAGTAACCATCACCTCCTTGATGGGCATGCGGGCCGCCCAAGGACGCCTCAACAAAGGATATTCTCCAGATAA